In the Pectinatus sottacetonis genome, GGAGATGATATAGAAAAATTTTGTGACAGTGTAAAAAATGAAATTGAATTGTTAAATCAAAATGATGGTGTATTAGTTTTTACTGATTTATTTGGTGCCAGTCCTTATAATGCAGCAGCAATAGCAAGTTCCAAAATTAAAGTACCCTATAAATGTATCACAGGTCTTAACTTCCCAATGCTTTTAGAAGCATTAACTATGCGCAATAATTATAAACTATCCGCATTAACCAAATTTTGTATAGAATCAGGCAAAACAGGAATAAAAGAATTATTTAATGAATTATCAAAAATTGACAAATAAAGCTTTTGAGTCAATTCCACAGCACCGGATTGGTTATTAGCAACATCTAAAGAGATAAAGATATGA is a window encoding:
- a CDS encoding PTS sugar transporter subunit IIA — encoded protein: MIGILLLTHEDFGKAMLKSAELVLGTVDRVKTLGLHRGDDIEKFCDSVKNEIELLNQNDGVLVFTDLFGASPYNAAAIASSKIKVPYKCITGLNFPMLLEALTMRNNYKLSALTKFCIESGKTGIKELFNELSKIDK